GGGAAAAAGTAGTTAACGCTTCACTCTTTGTGAAGGTCTGATAGTATGGTTGAAACGATGATGGAAATTAATGCATCTATGTTCTCATAACTCCCCCCAACCCCTCTTATCTTAAGAGGGGGGAACCCTCCCCTTATATAAGGGGAGTTGGAGGGGTTATTTTCATCCACTGAGTGTCAAATGACTAAAGCTGAGCCATTTAGATTTTAAATTTCAAGGAGTTCATATGATCAAGGCAAAAATTGAAGTGACGCTTAAAAAAGGGGTTTCAGACCCGCAGGGGCTGACGGTTCAACATGCCCTAAAGACTTTGCAATATTCGGGTATTCATGAAGTAAGGGTTGGAAAATATGTAGAGGTTTTTTTGGAGGCTCAGAATCCCGAAGAGGCAAAACCCAAAATCCAGTCCATTTGTGAAAAATTGTTGGTGAATCCGATCATTGAACAATATCGGTATGAACTTGAGCTTTGTTAACGAAAATTAAAGGTAATAGTTTAGTCCCGGGAACTGAGACGGTTTCTGACGGGGCGCTCGGGCCGCCCACCGGCGGCCTGTCGCTCGACGGAGTCGCCCGCTCGGGCCGACTATTCGTCGGCCCACCGGGTCGCGGACGTCTCCAACGCCCGACAGAAACCGCCTCAGTTCCCTCGAGGGAGAATAGACTAAACTGTTGCAATTAGAGCGGGTAAAGTTTCAGAAATTGGTCAGCAGTATAAATTGGAATCCCTTGAAATTCTTTTAAAGTGAATAGATCGTGGTCTCCTGAAACGATACAATTTGCTTTTGCGGTTATTGCGCATTCAAGAATGCGGTTGTCCGGTGGGTCGTTTGAAATAACAGAGATTTTTTCTGTGGGGGAGACCATTTCACCTACCGAGATGAGTTCCGTCAATATGATTTCTGTTGCTTCTTCGGGATATTGAAACTTATTTCCTTCAAGCACACCCCGGAGTTCTTGAATGAGAGGATGAGAAACGGCGATTGAGATTTTTCCCTTAATGGCCATTTCTAAAATCTTTTTTGGTTTTCCACCAAAAACGATGGCAGAGATGAGAATATTAGTATCTAAAACAACTTTAATGATACTCAATGTGAGGATTTTCTCTTTTCACGAAATTGTTTGATCGCCATTTCAATGTCCGATTCCTTTAGCTTTAAAGATCCCACTTGTTTTTTGCCAAAGGCAAAAATGGTTTTCCATTTGTTCTTTCGATCAATATAGGCTCGTGAAGCTTCACGTATTAATTCTGATCGGGTACGAGACTCATTCCGAGCCATTTTATCAATGAGAGAAAGAAGGTGATTTTGAAAAGAAATATTAACAGTTTTTGTCTTCATAAGGCCTCATGTTTAAGTCCAAATTCATTATATACAAAGTTTGTATATTAATAAATAGAAAAATAATCATCCCACCACCTGCTGTACCACCAAAGTGGATCCGACTCTCTCCCACCTCTCGTACTGCCAAAAGCAGGTCCGCCTTGGGTGGACTGGTCCAAAGGGTCAACAGCAGGTGGTGGGGTCATTCCTTTAGTTGAATTTTATGATGTTCGATGCTAGCATGAAGCTCGTTTTTTGAACTTCATGACAGGTGACTTCATGACAGGTGGTGGGATGAAATTTGCCGTTGTGGTTTTTCCAGGCTCGAATTGTGATGCAGACTGTTTTCATGTGATAAGTGAGGTCCTGCATGAAGAAGTTGAATATGTCTGGCATCAGGAGACCGATGTTTCAAAATTTGATTGCGTCATTCTTCCAGGCGGATTTTCCTATGGAGATTATTTAAGGACGGGTGCCATTGCCCGTTTTTCTCCCGTGATGAATGCTGTTCTTCAGTTTGCAAAAAAAGGTGGGCTTGTCCTAGGAATTTGCAATGGATTTCAAATTCTACTAGAGGCCGGGCTTCTTCCAGGTGCGATGCTTCGTAATAATTCTTTAAAATTTATTTGTAAATATATCCATATCCGCTCTGAAAATGTGAATACTCCTTTTAGCAATCAATGTAAAGTAGGTGAGTCTCTTAGAATTCCTATTGCCCATGGAGAAGGAAATTATTTTGTTGATGAAGCGACCCTTCAGAAAATGAAGCAAAAGGGTCAAATTGTTTTTAAGTATTGTGATGAGGCGGGGCATGTTACTCAAGAGTCTAATCCGAATGGATCTCTTGAAAATATTGCGGGGATT
This region of Chlamydiota bacterium genomic DNA includes:
- the purS gene encoding phosphoribosylformylglycinamidine synthase subunit PurS, encoding MIKAKIEVTLKKGVSDPQGLTVQHALKTLQYSGIHEVRVGKYVEVFLEAQNPEEAKPKIQSICEKLLVNPIIEQYRYELELC
- a CDS encoding putative toxin-antitoxin system toxin component, PIN family, giving the protein MSIIKVVLDTNILISAIVFGGKPKKILEMAIKGKISIAVSHPLIQELRGVLEGNKFQYPEEATEIILTELISVGEMVSPTEKISVISNDPPDNRILECAITAKANCIVSGDHDLFTLKEFQGIPIYTADQFLKLYPL
- a CDS encoding ribbon-helix-helix protein, CopG family; translated protein: MKTKTVNISFQNHLLSLIDKMARNESRTRSELIREASRAYIDRKNKWKTIFAFGKKQVGSLKLKESDIEMAIKQFREKRKSSH
- the purQ gene encoding phosphoribosylformylglycinamidine synthase subunit PurQ — translated: MKFAVVVFPGSNCDADCFHVISEVLHEEVEYVWHQETDVSKFDCVILPGGFSYGDYLRTGAIARFSPVMNAVLQFAKKGGLVLGICNGFQILLEAGLLPGAMLRNNSLKFICKYIHIRSENVNTPFSNQCKVGESLRIPIAHGEGNYFVDEATLQKMKQKGQIVFKYCDEAGHVTQESNPNGSLENIAGITNEEGNVLGMMPHPERASELVLGSIDGKKIFESVLQGMAKHL